The following proteins are encoded in a genomic region of Liolophura sinensis isolate JHLJ2023 chromosome 7, CUHK_Ljap_v2, whole genome shotgun sequence:
- the LOC135469635 gene encoding peptidyl-prolyl cis-trans isomerase-like 1 isoform X1 produces MALTSGSGIPPKTWQPPNVTLETTMGTIVVELYWKHAPATCRNFAELCRRGYYKNVKFHRIIRDFMIQGGDPTGTGRGGASIYGQKFNDEIHEDLKHTGAGILSMANSGPNTNGSQFFITLAPTQWLDGKHAIFGRVSSGMGVVKRIGMMETDSNDRPTEDIKITNCFVTPS; encoded by the exons ATGGCGCTCACTTCAGGTTCTGGTATTCCTCCAAAAACTTGGCAGCCGCCTAATGTAACCTTAGAAACAAC CATGGGCACTATTGTGGTTGAACTTTACTGGAAACATGCTCCAGCAACATGCAGGAATTTCGCAGAACTGTGCCGGAGAGGATACTATAAAAATGTGAAGTTCCACAGAATAATCAGAGATTTCATGATACAAGGAGGGGATCCCACTGGGACAG GTAGAGGAGGGGCCTCCATATATGGTCAAAAGTTTAACGATGAAATTCATGAAGACTTGAAACACACAG GTGCAGGTATTTTATCAATGGCAAATAGTGGTCCAAATACAAACGGAAGTCAGTTCTTCATTACCTTAGCACCGACTCAGTGGCTTGATGGAAAGCATGCAATATTTGGACGTGTCAGTAGTGGAATGGGAGTAGTCAAGAGGATTGGGATGATGGAAACGGATTCAAATGACAGACCAACTGAAGATATCAAAATTACAAACTGTTTTGTCACCCCCTCATAA
- the LOC135469635 gene encoding peptidyl-prolyl cis-trans isomerase-like 1 isoform X2 encodes MGTIVVELYWKHAPATCRNFAELCRRGYYKNVKFHRIIRDFMIQGGDPTGTGRGGASIYGQKFNDEIHEDLKHTGAGILSMANSGPNTNGSQFFITLAPTQWLDGKHAIFGRVSSGMGVVKRIGMMETDSNDRPTEDIKITNCFVTPS; translated from the exons ATGGGCACTATTGTGGTTGAACTTTACTGGAAACATGCTCCAGCAACATGCAGGAATTTCGCAGAACTGTGCCGGAGAGGATACTATAAAAATGTGAAGTTCCACAGAATAATCAGAGATTTCATGATACAAGGAGGGGATCCCACTGGGACAG GTAGAGGAGGGGCCTCCATATATGGTCAAAAGTTTAACGATGAAATTCATGAAGACTTGAAACACACAG GTGCAGGTATTTTATCAATGGCAAATAGTGGTCCAAATACAAACGGAAGTCAGTTCTTCATTACCTTAGCACCGACTCAGTGGCTTGATGGAAAGCATGCAATATTTGGACGTGTCAGTAGTGGAATGGGAGTAGTCAAGAGGATTGGGATGATGGAAACGGATTCAAATGACAGACCAACTGAAGATATCAAAATTACAAACTGTTTTGTCACCCCCTCATAA